The proteins below come from a single Streptosporangiales bacterium genomic window:
- a CDS encoding transposase: MASVVGKRVGGRTYYYLAESARVRGEPRIVSQRYLGSADDIAAAVRARPGGAPVDSTHLAFGDVAAGWRVLTDLGLPDLVDGIVGRQRAEVSAGTYLALAVLHRLVAPGSETGLAAWWPTTAAPRFVRPRLPAAALERRRVRRALGRLAGGHREDIEAALLVRVRNELGSHGPSLVLDLPGFATFLDGTNPHADADPSPHGDRGPRARMAGLAVVVTLDGAVPLVARSYQHLRGDDTSFPALTAELTDRFRAALGGDTPLTVVTGADQAAPQNHAGGPHFVGPLPSSEHPDLIAARLTVPRAVNPAHLPGVTALDGRARVAGVDRRVIRVHSTNLQAAQTRALAQDLAHATRRLDELASALRLGVVDRPRAEIAAEVARIARFRWSDRVLSTRLDRTSGGGLTLTWHVDERAYARLRSELFGKQLLTTDHDDWSVPQVITAYRARYHLESTLTHLGGPLVPAPTPAWRWTDDDVEVHGLVTVLATTVAHLMRRRAQRVGLDLSVRELFRRLADVEETRLRYPSTGGRPRTRHVLAEHGDTARSLVDLFDLTAYAPRS, encoded by the coding sequence ATGGCGTCGGTGGTGGGCAAGCGGGTCGGCGGACGCACGTACTACTACCTGGCGGAGTCCGCGCGGGTACGCGGCGAGCCCCGCATCGTGTCGCAGCGATACCTCGGCAGCGCCGACGACATCGCGGCGGCGGTGCGAGCGAGGCCCGGCGGTGCACCTGTCGACAGCACGCACCTGGCGTTCGGCGACGTCGCCGCCGGGTGGCGGGTGCTGACCGACCTCGGCCTGCCGGACCTCGTGGACGGCATCGTGGGTAGGCAGCGCGCGGAGGTGTCGGCGGGCACGTACCTCGCGCTCGCCGTCCTGCACCGCCTCGTCGCGCCCGGGTCCGAGACCGGCCTCGCCGCATGGTGGCCGACGACGGCGGCGCCGCGGTTCGTCCGCCCACGCCTGCCCGCCGCCGCACTGGAACGCCGTCGCGTACGGCGCGCGCTCGGGCGGCTCGCGGGCGGTCATCGCGAGGACATCGAGGCAGCACTGCTGGTGCGGGTGCGGAACGAGCTGGGCAGCCACGGACCGTCACTCGTGCTCGACCTGCCCGGTTTCGCGACGTTCCTCGACGGCACGAATCCGCACGCCGACGCCGACCCGTCGCCCCATGGCGACCGCGGGCCGCGCGCTCGGATGGCCGGGCTGGCCGTGGTCGTGACCCTCGACGGCGCGGTGCCGCTGGTCGCCCGCTCGTACCAGCACCTGCGCGGCGACGACACGTCGTTCCCGGCCCTGACGGCCGAGCTGACCGACCGCTTCCGCGCCGCCCTCGGCGGCGACACCCCGCTCACCGTGGTCACCGGCGCCGACCAGGCGGCGCCGCAGAACCACGCGGGCGGGCCGCACTTCGTCGGGCCGCTCCCGTCGAGCGAGCACCCGGACCTCATCGCCGCCCGCCTCACCGTCCCGCGCGCCGTGAACCCCGCACACCTGCCCGGGGTGACCGCGCTCGACGGCCGCGCGCGCGTCGCAGGCGTCGACCGGCGCGTCATCCGCGTGCACTCGACCAACCTGCAGGCCGCGCAGACCCGCGCCCTCGCGCAGGACCTCGCCCACGCGACGCGCCGGCTCGACGAGCTCGCCTCCGCCCTGCGCCTCGGCGTCGTCGACAGGCCCCGCGCCGAGATCGCCGCGGAGGTCGCACGCATCGCGCGGTTCCGATGGAGCGACCGGGTGCTCTCCACCCGCCTCGACCGGACGTCGGGAGGCGGCCTCACACTCACCTGGCACGTGGACGAGCGCGCGTACGCCCGGCTGCGCAGCGAGCTGTTCGGCAAGCAGCTGCTGACGACGGACCACGACGACTGGTCGGTGCCGCAGGTGATCACCGCGTACCGGGCGAGATACCACCTGGAGTCGACGCTGACCCACCTCGGCGGCCCCCTGGTGCCTGCGCCGACGCCTGCCTGGCGCTGGACCGACGACGACGTCGAGGTGCACGGCCTCGTCACGGTACTGGCGACGACCGTCGCCCACCTGATGCGGCGCCGCGCCCAGCGCGTCGGCCTCGACCTGTCCGTCCGCGAGCTCTTCCGCCGGCTCGCCGACGTCGAGGAGACCAGGCTCCGCTACCCGTCGACGGGTGGCCGCCCCCGCACCCGCCACGTCCTCGCCGAGCACGGCGACACCGCCCGCAGCCTCGTCGACCTGTTCGACCTGACCGCCTACGCCCCCCGGAGCTGA